The following are from one region of the Serinus canaria isolate serCan28SL12 chromosome 8, serCan2020, whole genome shotgun sequence genome:
- the DNASE2B gene encoding deoxyribonuclease-2-beta — MPAGSAWCQAALLLLLSCVPLWAAEISCRNEDGETVDWFALYKLPKHAKGQIPMLGLEYLYMDALAPQWQLGKYLINMSQGALGQTLQQLYEAYESKRNTIAYAIYNDEIPESDSKGSKCGHTKGFLLLDKSQGFWVIHSVPLFPPSPEDGYGYPSTGESFGQTAICITFKYDQFTEIDQQMLSYNPGIYSCSIPEIFQADLPNLQKLCAKSRLPLAPLRHLSKLQSARGETFLHFAKSHLFIDDIYVAWMAQELKTDLLAESWQRSGEKLYSNCSLDYHVYNINIIGMPLNSTFHSINDHSKWAVSRKYKDQWTCIGDLNRAAEQAWRSGGFICTQNEQIYKAFRHLIIHYESCTSGHREL, encoded by the exons ATGCCGGCGGGATCTGCTTGGTGccaagctgctctgctcttaCTTCTCTCCTGCGTGCCCCTGTGGGCCGCCGAGATTTCCTGCAGGAATGAAGATGGGGAGACGGTGGATTG GTTTGCTCTTTACAAGCTGCCAAAGCATGCCAAAGGACAGATTCCCATGCTGGGACTGGAATACCTGTACATGGATGCCCTGGCTCCACAGTGGCAGCTTGGTAAATACCTCATCAACATGAGCCAGGGTGCTCTGGGacaaacactgcagcagctgtaTGAGGCATATGAATCCAAG AGGAACACCATTGCATATGCGATATACAACGATGAGATCCCTGAATCAGACTCCAAAGGGTCGAAATGTGGACACACCAAAG GATTTCTGCTCTTGGATAAATCACAAGGCTTCTGGGTGATTCACAGTGTGCCCctgttccctcccagccctgaggatGGTTATGGATATCCATCTACTGGGGAGTCCTTTGGACAGACAGCCATCTGTATCACCTTCAAATATGATCAGTTCACAGAAATAG ACCAACAGATGCTGAGTTATAATCCAGGAATCTACAGCTGTTCCATCCCTGAAATCTTCCAAGCTGATCTCCCAAATCTCCAGAAACTCTGTGCAAAGTCCAGGCTGCCCTTGGCCCCCTTGCGCCACCTCTCCAAGCTCCAGTCAGCCCGTGGGGAAACCTTTCTCCACTTTGCAAAGTCACACTTGTTCATAGATG ATATCTATGTGGCCTGGATGGCTCAGGAACTGAAGACTGATTTGTTGGCTGAATCCTGGCAACGTTCTGGTGAAAAACTTTACTCAAACTGCTCTCTTGACTACCACGTCTACAACATAAACATCATAGGCATGCCACTGAACTCCACCTTTCATTCCATTAATGATCATTCCAAATGGGCTGTTTCAAGGAAATACAAAGATCAGTGGACATGCATTGGGGACTTGAACCGTGCTGCTGAGCAAGCTTGGAGAAGTGGTGGGTTCATCTGTACCCAGAACGAACAGATCTACAAAGCCTTCAGGCATTTGATAATCCACTATGAAAGCTGCACTTCTGGTCACAGAGAACTGTAA
- the RPF1 gene encoding ribosome production factor 1 produces the protein MAGEGSGPVAGDGAGPPAPERVLFPPTFSVSEIKNKQRRHFMFLRWKQQQRKEKLALKKKRRKEREALGDKAPPKAVPKTIENQRVYDETTVDPNDEEVAFDEATDEFAPYFNRQTVPKILITTSDRPRGRTVRFCEQLATVIPNSHVFYRRGLALKRIIPQCIARDFTDLIVINEDRKIPNGLVLSHLPDGPTAHFRMSSVRLRKEIKRKGKEPTEHVPEVILNNFTTRLGHSIGRMFAALFPHDPQFIGRQVATFHNQRDYIFFRFHRYIFKSEKKVGIQELGPRFTLKLRSLQKGTFDSKFGEYEWIHKRREMDTSRRKFHL, from the exons ATGGCGGGTGAGGGCAGCGGGCCCGTGGCGGGGGATGGCGCCGGCCCGCCCGCTCCGGAGCGGGTGCTCTTCCCGCCCACCTTCAGCGTGTCCGAGATCAAGAACAAACAGCGTCGGCACTTCATGTTCCTTcgctggaagcagcagcagaggaag GAGAAGTTGGCCCTCAAGAAGAAGCGGAGGAAGGAGCGAGAGGCCCTCGGAGACAAA GCACCTCCAAAAGCTGTACCAAAGACTATTGAAAATCAGCGAGTGTATGATGAAACCACTGTAGATCCCAATGATGAAGAG GTTGCTTTTGATGAAGCAACTGATGAATTTGCACCATACTTTAATAGACAGACTGTTCCCAAAATTCTTATTACAACATCAGACCGACCTCGTGGG AGAACAGTGAGAttctgtgagcagctggctACTGTTATACCCAACTCACATGTCTTCTACCGAAGAGGGCTGGCTTTGAAAAGAATCATTCCACAGTGTATTGCAAGGGACTTCACGGATTTAattgtcattaatgaagatCGCAAAATACCAA ATGGTCTTGTTTTAAGTCACCTGCCTGATGGTCCAACTGCTCATTTTAGAATGAGTAGTGTGCGTTTGCGTAAAGAAATAAAG CGGAAAGGGAAGGAGCCCACAGAACACGTCCCTGAAGTGATCCTGAATAATTTCACAACACGGCTCGGCCATTCCATCGGCCGCATGTTTGCTGCGCTCTTCCCACACGATCCTCAGTTCATTGGAAGACAAGTAGCTACATTTCACAACCAGAGAGACTACATCTTTTTTAGATTCCACAG aTATATCTTCAAGAGTGAAAAGAAAGTGGGAATTCAAGAACTTGGGCCACGTTTTACATTGAAGCTGAGGTCACTTCAAAAAGGAACCTTTGATTCCAAATTTGGAGAATATGAGTGGATTCATAAG CGTCGAGAAATGGACACAAGTAGAAGAAAATTCCACTTGTAA
- the GNG5 gene encoding guanine nucleotide-binding protein G(I)/G(S)/G(O) subunit gamma-5 has protein sequence MSGSSNVAAMKKVVQQLRLEASVTRVKVSQAAADLKQFCLQNAQHDPLLTGVSSSTNPFRPQKVCSFL, from the exons ATGTCGGGCTCCTCCAACGTGGCGGCCATGAAGAAGGTGGTGCAGCAGCTGCGCCTGGAGGCCAGTGTGACCCGCGTGAAG GTTTCTCAAGCTGCAGCTGACTTGAAGCAATTCTGCCTGCAGAATGCACAACATGATCCCCTACTGACGGGAGTATCATCAAGTACAAATCCATTCAGACCCCAGAAAGTTTGTTCATTTTTGTAA